A window of the Candidatus Hydrogenedentota bacterium genome harbors these coding sequences:
- a CDS encoding four helix bundle protein, with translation MMKTYRELEVWKKGMDMVVAVYELAAGFPAQERYGLASQMQRAAVSIPANVAEGYGRVHRGDYVHHLSIARGSLAELETHIALSARLGFAPREKAAELWNMTQEVGKMLSGMIRALQAEKRG, from the coding sequence ATGATGAAGACTTATCGGGAGTTGGAGGTGTGGAAGAAGGGGATGGACATGGTGGTGGCGGTGTATGAACTTGCGGCTGGGTTTCCGGCACAGGAACGGTATGGCCTGGCCAGCCAAATGCAGCGGGCGGCGGTTTCGATACCGGCGAATGTGGCGGAGGGTTACGGGCGTGTGCACCGGGGTGATTATGTGCATCATCTGAGTATTGCGCGCGGGTCCCTGGCCGAACTGGAGACACACATTGCCCTTTCGGCGCGTCTGGGGTTTGCCCCGCGTGAAAAGGCGGCGGAACTGTGGAACATGACCCAGGAGGTGGGCAAGATGTTGTCCGGGATGATTCGGGCGCTGCAGGCGGAGAAGAGGGGGTAG